A portion of the Paenibacillus sp. PvR098 genome contains these proteins:
- a CDS encoding squalene/phytoene synthase family protein, producing the protein MNKTNDLMSDAMEMLATTSRTFYIPISGLVPGLKEAVASAYLCMRAIDEIEDHPELAPDVKIKLLQGVSKHLNEPAKLESLFSPYQESLHDVTLRLSDWVELCPTSIAPRVIQSTAMMSDQMAEWVGREWNIQTEEDLDYYTYCVAGAVGELLTDLWMWYDGTETDRVKSVAFGRGLQAVNILRNRIEDSSRGVDFFPDHWGVDEMFVYTRRNLDLANDYIADIKPGPILDFCSIPLALAHATVHALAAGESKLNRAAVLEIVSRLTGEAKT; encoded by the coding sequence GTGAATAAGACGAATGATTTAATGAGTGATGCCATGGAGATGTTGGCGACAACGAGCAGAACCTTTTATATTCCGATAAGCGGTTTAGTACCAGGACTTAAGGAAGCGGTAGCCTCTGCCTATCTTTGTATGCGGGCGATTGATGAGATCGAAGATCATCCAGAGCTCGCCCCCGATGTAAAAATAAAGCTGCTGCAAGGAGTAAGTAAGCATCTGAATGAACCTGCTAAGCTGGAATCTCTTTTCTCTCCCTATCAAGAGAGCCTACATGATGTAACCCTGCGTCTCAGTGATTGGGTAGAGCTTTGTCCAACCTCGATTGCCCCGCGCGTGATTCAAAGTACCGCAATGATGTCGGACCAAATGGCTGAGTGGGTAGGTAGAGAGTGGAACATACAGACGGAAGAAGATTTGGATTACTATACATACTGCGTTGCAGGAGCGGTGGGCGAGCTGCTGACTGATCTTTGGATGTGGTATGACGGTACAGAAACCGATCGTGTCAAATCGGTAGCCTTCGGACGTGGTCTTCAGGCTGTCAATATTCTACGCAACCGCATAGAGGATTCTAGCAGAGGCGTGGATTTCTTTCCCGATCATTGGGGAGTGGATGAGATGTTCGTCTATACCCGGCGCAATTTGGATTTGGCCAATGACTATATTGCAGACATTAAGCCAGGCCCGATTCTGGATTTCTGCAGTATTCCGTTGGCGCTTGCCCACGCAACTGTTCACGCTCTGGCTGCCGGTGAGAGTAAGCTAAATCGAGCCGCTGTATTGGAGATTGTAAGCCGGCTGACTGGGGAAGCCAAAACATAG
- a CDS encoding endo alpha-1,4 polygalactosaminidase, which yields MRNRRQLFQDARSFAVYYGRGQISQLSQFNIAIVEPSAHTAQEIQALKESDTLVIGYVTIMEQGPFHEMYGRLKEEDFLKVNGERMYKPSFDTYMMDLKSKRWRGLLQYQMGKLLVHEGYDGIFMDTIGNVESPDIPVVESQLQIERATEITRDLRQLFPRHVIIQNNGLERLCLQTAPFLDGICWENPLFSYKESQEWSQSVLNRLVNLKERYGIRSLFLHEENEIKRKPSAGVMAQSIADKHEFLYYEAPDYYV from the coding sequence ATGAGAAACAGAAGACAGTTGTTTCAGGACGCACGCAGCTTTGCCGTTTACTACGGACGCGGACAGATCAGTCAATTGTCCCAATTTAATATCGCCATTGTAGAACCGAGCGCTCACACCGCCCAAGAAATCCAAGCCTTGAAGGAATCGGATACGCTAGTCATCGGTTATGTGACCATCATGGAGCAAGGGCCGTTTCATGAGATGTATGGCAGGCTGAAGGAAGAGGATTTCTTGAAGGTGAACGGTGAAAGAATGTATAAACCGTCCTTTGACACCTATATGATGGATTTGAAATCCAAACGATGGAGAGGCTTGCTTCAGTATCAAATGGGGAAGCTCTTGGTGCATGAAGGGTATGACGGAATCTTTATGGATACCATTGGGAATGTGGAATCTCCGGATATTCCTGTGGTCGAAAGTCAACTTCAAATCGAACGGGCAACGGAAATTACACGGGACCTTCGTCAATTGTTTCCTCGTCATGTCATTATCCAAAATAACGGTCTGGAACGTTTATGCCTTCAAACCGCACCATTCCTCGACGGGATTTGCTGGGAAAATCCTTTGTTTTCTTATAAAGAAAGCCAGGAATGGTCTCAGTCCGTATTGAATCGATTAGTGAATTTAAAAGAGAGGTATGGCATCAGATCCTTATTCCTGCATGAGGAGAACGAAATTAAACGGAAGCCATCCGCAGGAGTTATGGCTCAGAGCATTGCAGACAAGCATGAATTTTTATATTATGAAGCTCCGGATTACTATGTATAG
- a CDS encoding HD domain-containing phosphohydrolase: protein MNTNGLWSQNQTWLLIVMAMAAVAAILLYWANKIKLKKLESQFALVKDMYKTVHPDKGLEENLDRLLELVSYIVDAPTYTFYIMDNKKQNYVLKAVRYLSRDYGNIRPSYSGLLEFQSDAYMHPLSLPVSKRVYEVKKVVEGDIPLLFIPVGDKGLILIGPLENINKKASLQLEVLSEQMSHLLDGLITVEHTRSQAQVVVASGRALQQISNISMDWKMMMDMLIKLCIRSINASGGFFFQKVNDTYQMMMQVGLDKETIEELNEDKETLEIIHSYVNCDPFYFIKRNEESYYQLPPYFAGAGMETLAIIRLEAMGDSVFVLYFEEGKHMREQETRMILNTMLDHVQTVMGYQSGLQMFSQAYLDILKMLTRLLDNLNPYTVGYSELMSLYSVSIARQLQLEEDEIKDIALAAYLSNIGVLGLSSELFEKEGKYTDEEYELMKLHAEVGASIVNVATGNERLAAYIMHHHERIDGNGYPSGLKEEEIPIGSRIIAVVQTFLAKVGGRKYREALSLNQALEALESAAGAQLDEKIVQVFIQWLNKKRLSPSVAGRPMGTCSELLCVPSSICQACPVYYKRDVPCWEVENNLCRAHGKSCETCIVRTEYMTRHELREIGV from the coding sequence ATGAATACCAATGGGTTATGGAGTCAGAATCAAACATGGTTGTTAATCGTGATGGCAATGGCTGCTGTGGCGGCCATCCTGTTATATTGGGCGAATAAGATCAAGCTTAAGAAACTGGAAAGCCAGTTTGCTCTAGTCAAGGACATGTACAAAACCGTCCATCCGGACAAAGGTCTGGAGGAAAATCTCGATCGGCTGCTGGAGTTGGTTTCATACATCGTGGACGCCCCTACCTATACCTTCTACATCATGGATAATAAGAAGCAAAACTATGTCCTTAAAGCCGTCCGTTATTTGTCGAGGGATTATGGGAATATCCGCCCTTCCTACAGTGGACTGCTGGAATTTCAAAGTGACGCCTATATGCATCCGTTATCCTTGCCGGTATCCAAAAGAGTGTACGAAGTCAAAAAAGTCGTTGAAGGGGACATCCCGTTGTTGTTTATTCCTGTGGGAGATAAGGGACTCATTCTGATCGGTCCACTGGAGAATATAAACAAGAAAGCAAGTCTCCAATTGGAAGTGTTGAGTGAACAGATGAGTCATCTGTTGGATGGTTTAATTACTGTTGAACATACGCGCTCACAAGCACAGGTTGTCGTGGCCTCGGGAAGAGCATTACAGCAGATCAGCAATATCTCGATGGATTGGAAAATGATGATGGATATGTTGATCAAGCTCTGTATCCGGTCCATTAATGCCTCTGGCGGATTCTTCTTTCAGAAGGTAAACGATACCTACCAGATGATGATGCAAGTGGGCTTGGACAAAGAGACGATAGAGGAGTTGAATGAGGATAAAGAAACGTTAGAAATCATTCATTCCTATGTGAATTGCGATCCCTTTTATTTTATTAAACGCAACGAGGAGTCTTATTATCAATTGCCTCCATACTTTGCGGGAGCGGGTATGGAGACACTCGCCATTATACGTTTGGAAGCGATGGGTGATAGTGTTTTTGTCTTATATTTTGAAGAAGGAAAGCATATGCGCGAGCAGGAGACTCGCATGATTCTGAACACCATGCTGGATCACGTTCAAACTGTGATGGGATACCAGTCGGGTTTGCAGATGTTCTCCCAGGCGTACCTCGATATACTCAAGATGCTTACCCGGCTTTTGGATAATTTAAATCCTTATACCGTGGGCTATTCCGAACTGATGAGCCTGTATTCCGTAAGTATTGCCCGTCAGCTGCAGCTGGAGGAGGATGAGATCAAAGATATCGCTCTTGCCGCTTACCTCAGCAATATCGGTGTGCTTGGATTATCCAGTGAATTGTTTGAGAAGGAAGGCAAGTACACGGATGAAGAATATGAGCTGATGAAGCTTCATGCCGAAGTAGGCGCATCCATCGTTAATGTGGCAACGGGCAATGAGCGGCTGGCGGCGTATATCATGCATCATCATGAGAGAATCGATGGGAACGGATACCCGTCAGGCTTGAAGGAAGAGGAAATTCCCATCGGTTCGAGAATTATTGCTGTGGTGCAAACCTTTTTGGCTAAGGTTGGAGGTCGGAAATATCGTGAAGCCCTCAGCTTAAATCAGGCCTTGGAGGCGTTAGAGTCTGCGGCAGGAGCACAGCTGGATGAAAAAATCGTTCAGGTGTTTATTCAGTGGTTGAATAAAAAACGATTGAGTCCGTCTGTCGCTGGACGTCCTATGGGGACTTGTTCGGAACTTCTGTGCGTGCCTTCCAGCATATGCCAAGCGTGTCCCGTTTATTATAAGAGAGACGTTCCATGTTGGGAGGTTGAAAATAATTTATGTAGGGCACACGGTAAAAGCTGTGAAACCTGTATTGTTCGCACGGAATATATGACAAGGCATGAATTGAGAGAAATTGGGGTATGA